The following coding sequences are from one Pocillopora verrucosa isolate sample1 chromosome 5, ASM3666991v2, whole genome shotgun sequence window:
- the LOC131771893 gene encoding macrophage mannose receptor 1-like has translation MPKVIFHLLVDLPGTECQATCFKNSSYVFSKSAARWNFNWYVCWYQGGYLVSIETEEEWKFISNEIKKRGTGNTSAWHIGLRKRDENWTWESGQHLNISKWRYSEPESNDNCAEISENGSLFNGISWNNESACICEMPVECPNITFKNSRYIISVDGWYWRLNRDICQSQGGDLISIETEEEWNFINNEIQRRNTSSCKNKWSIGLMKEDGNWTWVNGKPLTVSKWGQGEPSGEHDVGFMYKRFSNDKLGLFGSVKREIWINQHAYICEISNDKYRCLTFNLESGGKLQTVLYYHYYE, from the exons ATGCCAAAGG TCATCTTTCATTTGTTGGTGGATTTGCCCGGAACAG AGTGCCAAgcaacctgtttcaaaaactcctctTACGTATTTTCGAAAAGTGCAGCAAGATGGAATTTCAACTGGTATGTCTGCTGGTACCAGGGAGGTTACTTAGTCTCCatcgaaactgaagaagaatggAAGTTTATCAGTAATGAGATTAAAAAGCGTGGTACTGGGAATACTAGTGCATGGCATATTGGTTTAAGGAAGAGAGACGAGAATTGGACTTGGGAGAGTGGACAACATCTGAATATTTCGAAATGGCGATATTCTGAGCCAGAGAGTAACGACAATTGCGCGGAAATATCCGAGAATGGAAGCCTCTTTAATGGTATCTCTTGGAATAATGAAAGTGCCTGCATTTGCGAGATGCCCGTAG AATGcccaaatataacttttaaaaactctcgGTACATAATTTCGGTGGATGGATGGTACTGGCGCCTGAACAGAGATATCTGCCAGAGTCAAGGAGGGGACCTAATTTCCATTGAAACCGAAGAAGAATGGAATTTCATCAATAACGAGATTCAAAGGCGGAATACTTCCAGCTGTAAAAATAAATGGAGTATTGGTTTAATGAAAGAGGACGGTAATTGGACCTGGGTGAATGGGAAACCGCTGACTGTTTCCAAATGGGGACAAGGGGAGCCAAGTGGTGAACACGACGTTGGTTTCATGTACAAGCGGTTCAGTAATGACAAACTGGGCTTGTTTGGTAGtgttaaaagggaaatttgGATAAACCAGCATGCTTATATTTGTGAGATTTCCAATG ATAAATATAGATGTCTAACTTTTAACCTTGAAAGCGGAGGAAAGTTACAGACGGTTCTGTATTATCACTATTACGAGTAA